AAATGTTAGTCATTATTTTCTTTTAATGTTTCTATTTTTTCTTCAATAATACCTTTTATCTCCTCCAATTCTGATAAATCAAAATCTTCATTTTCTGTAAAGAATAATGCAAATTTACTTTTAGAACCACTAAAGAAGCTCCCTATGACATTACTAAAATGCTTTTTGAAATAAGATTCTTTTGAAATTGAAGGGTAATATTCACGCACCTTGCCATAGGTGTTAAAATTTAAAAAACCTTTTTTTACTAAAACACGTACTACGGTTGATATAGTTGTATATGCAGGTTTGGGTTCAGGAAATTGCTCTACAATATCTTTAAGAAATGCTTTATCTAATTTCCAGACGTATTGCATTATTTGTTTTTCGGCTTTTGTTAATTCATCCATAAGGCAAATATAACTATTTTTTATTTATTACTATTTTTGTAGTAATAAAACTATATTTATAGTAATAAAATAAAATCTTTTAAAAAAAATAAGGTAAAACCTTACTTATCTTACGGAATTTTATTCTTTAATTCCCTTATGAGCTATTAAATTTGACCAACTTAAAATTTTTATTATGCTAAAAGACATTTCAAATTTAGGAACAGTATTAAATAAAACTGAGCAAAAAACCGTAAATGGAGGATGGATTTACATTATCTGTCATACTTGTGAGCCATTGCCACCGGGATACATTTGTATGAATCAAGTTTTTTGTGGAGGAGTTTAATCTATTTCCATTATAAGATACTAAAGCGGGGAGATCCCGCTTTTTTTGTGCCATAAAAAGTTTTATGAACGAATTTTTAAATGAATTAGAAGATAATTCACTCTGACGAAATTATCATTTCAACAGTATAAAAGACTTTTAGTTAAGTACTTGCAAGCAATTTAAAATAATGTATTAAAATGTTTAAAAAGTATCGAGTTCTCAAATGGATAGGAGTTTTTATAATGCTATTATTAACAATTACCATTTGTTTTGTTTTATGGTTACGAAATGCGTTACCAGCAAGAGAAGCAAATTTAGAAAAGACAGAAGTAAAAGATTTACCATATCTATCACAAAATATTATTCCTAATAGAGGTAAAATTTTGACAGTAGTTACTAGTACTAACATTATGGGAAAGAGTGGGAAAAGTACGGGGTATGAATTGACTGAATTGGCACGTGCTTACTATGTTTTTGAAGCAAATGGCTTTGAAGTGGATATTGCTAGTCCTAAAGGAGGAAAAGCTCCAGTTATAATTGACGATGAAGATATGGGGAGATATGATTTTGCTTTTTTAAACGATAAAGTAGCACAGCAAAAAGCCAATAATACAATTCCTATAAAAGATATTGTCTCAGAAAATTATAAAGCTATTTATTTTGTAGGAGGGAAGGGGACTATGTTTGATTTTCCTAACAATGAAACAATACAAACTATTGTGAAAGAATATTATCAATCAAATAAAGTAATTGGGGCAGTTTGTCATGGTCCGTCAGCTTTGGTAAATGTTCAATTAGATAATGGTCGTTTATTATTAGAGAATAAAAAAGTAAGTAGTTTTACGAATAAAGAAGAGCTTCTTCTTATTTCAGATGCTAAGGAAATATTTCCCTTTTTACTCCAAGATAAGTTAACTATTCAAGGAGCCAAGTTTGAAGAAGGGGCAATGTATTTAGAAAAAGTGAGCCATGATAAGAATTTGATTACAGGGCAAAATCCTTGGTCTACATGGAGTTTGGCAGAGAAAATGATTGAACAGCTAGGGTATACTTTAAAACCAAGAGTTAAAACTGGAGAAGAAAATGCTGTCACGGTTTTAAATTCTTATTACAAGAATGATAAATCAAAAGCAAAAGAACAAATTGAAAGGTTTCTTTTGCAAGAACGAAAGGTTGTAGATAGGGTATTATTAGCAAAGCATGGAATTATTGCAGCAATGAGAGGAAATATAGGTGATTTTATTAATTTACTTAGTTTAGTAGATTTTGCTAAAAAATGTGAAGGTAAGAGTATTAAAATATAAGTACATTTGGAGAAATTAGTTAAATGAGTTTTTTAAATATACTTCTCGTTATTATTAGCAGTGCAGGACTCATTCATGGAGTCACATTCGCTATACACCTTATTTTTTTCAAAAAGAAAAAGCTAATAACGAACTATTTATTAGCTTTTATTTTAATTTTTATGGCTTTCAGAATAGGTAAATCTGTAATGCTCAATTTCGGTGATAATTTAGAACCAATCTTTATTTTTACGGGATTATCTTTTTTATTATTGATTGGTCCTATTTTACGATGGTATGTTGCTGGAATGACTCAGATAAATTTTAAGCTTCCTAGTTACTTTTTTTTAGAATTATTGCCATTCCTACTTGTAGTAATTGCCAGTTTTTTTGCACCAGAGGAAGGCTTCAATACTAATAAAAAACAAGTGATTTTTATTTTTGGTAGTATTTTAATCTTTATCTATTTGCATTTTGCTTTTTATATATTTCTATCATACAAAACATTAAGGGATAACCAAAAATTGAATGGGAATAAGACGCTTACAAAAGCTCATAAATCGATACGTAGTTGGCTTCAAATGTTATTGGTAGGATTTATACTAATTTGGATTTCTTATTTTTTAAATATAATAGAAGATTCAGTTCCATATATCATTGGTCCTATCATGTATTCTTTGGTAGTATATTATTTAAGTTATAAAGCATTCAAATTGAAGGTTACTGATTTAAATGGTAATATATTTAAGCCTAATGATGATAGAATTTTGTTTGATAAAATAGTTAGTTTGATTCACAAGGATAAACTTTACTTAGAAACTACCTTATCATTAGCTAGTTTAAGTAAACTTATAGGAAAAAGTACACAGAAAACTTCCGAAGTGATTAATCAATATGCTAAGCAAAATTTTAATGATTTTATTAATTATAAAAGAATACAGGAAGCCAAAGAACTTCTTAAAGATGAAAATAATAAGAACTTTACTATAGCATCTATTGCTTTTGATGTAGGATTTAGTAGTTTATCTTCATTTAATAGCGCTTTTAAGAAGTTTGAAGAGATAACTCCATCAACTTATAGAAAGAAAGTTTTTTCATAAGAAAACAGTAAATACTCTTATTTTCTGTCCTTAAGTTTTATCAAAATTTACTTCAATATCTTAAAAAACTAAAATTTAGTTTACTTTAATTGTCATATTTTAAAACTTGCTGTCACTAAAGTAGTAGAAAGAAGCAATTACAATATGCAAAATCAACCAAATCAAACTTTTGAAGAGCTTATTGAAATAAATAAAGGAAAGATTTATAGAATCTGTAAAATCTATGCAGTAAACCCTATAGAGCCAGAAGATTTATTTCAAGAAGTAGTTTATCAAATATGGAAATCATTTACCAACTTTAAAGGAAAATCTAGTATAAATACTTGGATTTATAAGGTTGCATTGAATGTTTGTATGCGTTCAAGAGAAAGGCTTAAGAGAAGAAACGATAAAACCGTTAGGCTAGATTCAATTCAATTTGTAACAAAACAAAATACAACTAACCCAGATCAGGATGAAAAGTACAAAGCCTTACAAAGTTGTATATCATTATTAAAACCAGTAGATAAATCGATCATAATACTTTCTTTAGAAGGTTTGCCTTATAAAGAAATTGCAAAGGTAACCGAACTATCAGAGAATCATATAGCAGTTAAAATGAAACGGATACGAAAACAGCTACTGAATTGTATAACTTCTAAAATAAAATAAGATGGAGCAAAGAGAACAACAAGAAGTTTGGGAAGACATTAAAAATATTTGGAATACTTCTGCCGATTCAAAAGAAATAAATATTCTAATGTCTGAATTGGTGATTGAATTAAAGAGTAAAACAAGTGAGTTTGAAAGAAACTCTATAAAAAAAGATGTAACATTTATGAAAGGAGCAGTAAGTGATTTTGAAAAGAAATCTATTCAAAGAGATTTAGCTATTTTGAAAAAAGGAATGGCTGAATTTGAAAAGAATATTGTACAACGTGGTGTATATCTTTTTAAGAATTTGGTCAAAGTATTTTTAAAAAGATTTAAAGGAACAAATAAGGACAACAAAAACTAAAACTTCCTTTTTATGATACGTATTGTTTTAATCTTAAACTTACTTTTCTTTTCATGTGTTTGTAACTCACAATCTTTGGTAGATAGAAAAGAATTGTATAAAAAAATAGATAAATATTTAACCAAAGGAACGGAGAATGGATTTTCTGGAGCAGTTTTAGTAGCTCAAGAAGGAAACATAATTTTAAACAAGGGGTATGGGTTAGCTAATAAGGAATTAGATCTTTTGAATAGCCCTCAAACGATTTTTTCAACAGGCTCTGTAACGAAGCAGTTTACAGCAACAGCGATTCTAAAATTAGTAGCGCTTGGTAAACTGAAATTAAATGATTCTTTGCAATTATTTTTTAAGGAATTACCAAAAGACAAAGAGAATATTACGATACACCAATTATTAACGCATTCGGCTGGATTTTTAGATGTAATAGGAAACGGTGATTTTGATCATATACCAACCTCTGAATTTTTTAAACAGCTGTTTGATACTGAACTGAGGTATACTCCAGGAACCAAGCACCAATATTCTAATGCTAGTTATAGTATTTTAGCTAGAATAATTGAAATTGTTTCTGAATTGCCCTATGAGCATTTTTTACAAGAATATCTGTTTAAACCAGCAGGTATGCTGCAAACCGGATATCTGATTCCTGCATGGAAATCTGCTAATTTAGCTCAAGGTTATCATAAAGGAATTACATATTGGAGGTCCATGGTTACACGTTTTAAGGAAGACGGAAAAGTATCTTGGGTTTTGAAGGGAAATGGAGGTATTCAATCTACGCAAGAAGATATGTTTAAATGGTACAAAGCCTTAAAATCAAATAAAATTCTTGATGTTAAACATACAAAACTTTTAATAACTCCTTATATACAAGAACAGGAGGGAAGTGATGAAAGTCACTATGCTTATGGCTGGGCGATTTTTAAATCAAAAAGGAACACAAAAATGATTACGCACAATGGATCCAATGGTATTTTCTTTCATGAGTTTATGTGGTTACCCAAGGAAGACGTTGTGATTATATTTTCTACTAATGCATATAGCCGAGAGGTAGAAATACTTTGGAAACTAAAAGAAATGCTTTTTAATAAGAGCTATACACCAAAACCAATACAAAATAGTCCATATACATTGGTAATGAAATTTATAAAAAGTAATAGTCCTAAACAAATTAAAGAACTGTTGACTCTCATAAGAGATGAATTTGGTACTCGTTTTAACAATGTTAATGTTTTGAACAAGATAGGGTATACGTTGTTAGCTGGAGAGCAGTATCGCGATTGGGTGGTGCCCTTATTTGAAATGAACACCCAAATGTTTCCTAAGAATGCCAATATTTGGGACTCTTTGGGAGATGGTTATACAGCAATGAGGGATACAGAGAATGCAATAAAAGCATATCAAAAAGCACTAGAAATTGATCCAACAATTTCAAGTTCCATAGAATCATTAGGAAAATTGGGCATAAATGTAAAGCAACAGACAAAGAGTCCAATTAAAATATCAAATATCATAATGGAGAGTTATTTAGGCATTTATCAATTATCTTCAGGACATTCTATAAATATTACAAGAAAAGAAGATAGTTTATTTATTGAGTTTCCAGGAAGAACAGCCATGAAGTTATCTCCAATAGTATCGAATAAGTTTAGTATTGGTAATAGAAATGCTACTTTGACTTTTAATAAAAATGAAACTGAAAAGATTATAAGCTTTACAATTAATGAAGGAGGAGAGGAAATGATTGCTTCAAAGAAATAATGAGTTAAAATAAAGTACATTTGTTGTAAAAAAAATTATTGGACTCATTAACACAAATTGTTTTAGGAGCCTCAGTTGGTGAAGCTGTTTTGGGGAAAAGAGCAGGAAATAAAGCTATGCTGTATGGTGCTATTGCTGGAACAATTCCTGATTTAGATGTTATTTTTGGTAAACTAACAGATACGGTTACAGCTATAGAATGGCATAGAGGTATAAGTCACTCTTTAGTGTTTTGTTTGTTTATGGCTCCATTATTGGGTTGGTTGGTACATAAATTAGAGCGGAGATTAGATATTGAGTGGAAGGCATGGAGTACATTGTTTTTTTGGAGTCTGGTTACACACCCTTTGTTAGATATGTTTACTTCTTGGGGTACGCAGTTTTTATGGCCTATTCAAACAAGAATTGCTTTCAATTCCATTTTTGTCA
The sequence above is a segment of the Tenacibaculum sp. 190130A14a genome. Coding sequences within it:
- a CDS encoding BlaI/MecI/CopY family transcriptional regulator translates to MDELTKAEKQIMQYVWKLDKAFLKDIVEQFPEPKPAYTTISTVVRVLVKKGFLNFNTYGKVREYYPSISKESYFKKHFSNVIGSFFSGSKSKFALFFTENEDFDLSELEEIKGIIEEKIETLKENND
- a CDS encoding type 1 glutamine amidotransferase domain-containing protein yields the protein MFKKYRVLKWIGVFIMLLLTITICFVLWLRNALPAREANLEKTEVKDLPYLSQNIIPNRGKILTVVTSTNIMGKSGKSTGYELTELARAYYVFEANGFEVDIASPKGGKAPVIIDDEDMGRYDFAFLNDKVAQQKANNTIPIKDIVSENYKAIYFVGGKGTMFDFPNNETIQTIVKEYYQSNKVIGAVCHGPSALVNVQLDNGRLLLENKKVSSFTNKEELLLISDAKEIFPFLLQDKLTIQGAKFEEGAMYLEKVSHDKNLITGQNPWSTWSLAEKMIEQLGYTLKPRVKTGEENAVTVLNSYYKNDKSKAKEQIERFLLQERKVVDRVLLAKHGIIAAMRGNIGDFINLLSLVDFAKKCEGKSIKI
- a CDS encoding helix-turn-helix domain-containing protein, whose product is MAFRIGKSVMLNFGDNLEPIFIFTGLSFLLLIGPILRWYVAGMTQINFKLPSYFFLELLPFLLVVIASFFAPEEGFNTNKKQVIFIFGSILIFIYLHFAFYIFLSYKTLRDNQKLNGNKTLTKAHKSIRSWLQMLLVGFILIWISYFLNIIEDSVPYIIGPIMYSLVVYYLSYKAFKLKVTDLNGNIFKPNDDRILFDKIVSLIHKDKLYLETTLSLASLSKLIGKSTQKTSEVINQYAKQNFNDFINYKRIQEAKELLKDENNKNFTIASIAFDVGFSSLSSFNSAFKKFEEITPSTYRKKVFS
- a CDS encoding sigma-70 family RNA polymerase sigma factor, which produces MQNQPNQTFEELIEINKGKIYRICKIYAVNPIEPEDLFQEVVYQIWKSFTNFKGKSSINTWIYKVALNVCMRSRERLKRRNDKTVRLDSIQFVTKQNTTNPDQDEKYKALQSCISLLKPVDKSIIILSLEGLPYKEIAKVTELSENHIAVKMKRIRKQLLNCITSKIK
- a CDS encoding serine hydrolase, with product MIRIVLILNLLFFSCVCNSQSLVDRKELYKKIDKYLTKGTENGFSGAVLVAQEGNIILNKGYGLANKELDLLNSPQTIFSTGSVTKQFTATAILKLVALGKLKLNDSLQLFFKELPKDKENITIHQLLTHSAGFLDVIGNGDFDHIPTSEFFKQLFDTELRYTPGTKHQYSNASYSILARIIEIVSELPYEHFLQEYLFKPAGMLQTGYLIPAWKSANLAQGYHKGITYWRSMVTRFKEDGKVSWVLKGNGGIQSTQEDMFKWYKALKSNKILDVKHTKLLITPYIQEQEGSDESHYAYGWAIFKSKRNTKMITHNGSNGIFFHEFMWLPKEDVVIIFSTNAYSREVEILWKLKEMLFNKSYTPKPIQNSPYTLVMKFIKSNSPKQIKELLTLIRDEFGTRFNNVNVLNKIGYTLLAGEQYRDWVVPLFEMNTQMFPKNANIWDSLGDGYTAMRDTENAIKAYQKALEIDPTISSSIESLGKLGINVKQQTKSPIKISNIIMESYLGIYQLSSGHSINITRKEDSLFIEFPGRTAMKLSPIVSNKFSIGNRNATLTFNKNETEKIISFTINEGGEEMIASKK